The sequence ACCCGGCACATCGTGCCGGGCTATGATGAATCGTCCCTCTGGGACGGCACATTGAACCCCTTTTTCCCTCATCCTTTCGCCTTTATCCTTTCCTTATCCCCCTATTACCTGCCCGATCACATGCCCATGCACATCCGTCAACCGTCTCTCCGCCCCGTTATTGTAAAACGTCACCTTCTCGTGATCCAACCCCAACAAATGCATCACCGTCGCGTAAAAATCATACGGCGTCGCCACGTCCACCACTGACTTCCGCCCAAACTCATCCGTGCTCCCATAACTCACCCCGCCCTTCACTCCGGCCCCCATCATCCATGCGGTAAACGCATCCGGATTGTGATCCCGCCCATCCGTGTTCGCCTGTTTCGTCGGCATCCGACCAAACTCCGTATTCCAGATCACCAGCACATCCTCCAGCATCCCCCGCTGCTTCAAATCCGTCAACAACGCCGCCGTCGGCTCATCAAAAATCGGACAATGCCTCTCATAATCCGCCTTCAAGGTCCGGTGCGCATCCCAATTCAACAACCCATCCACCCCCGACGCCCGCGAAGAACAATACAAACTCACATACCGAACGCCCTTCTCCAGCAATCGCCGCGACAACAAACAGTTCTTCGCATACGCCGCCTTCAGCGCATTGCCATCATCCACCCCATACAACTTGCGCACATGCGCCGGCTCGCGTGAAAGATCCGAAACCTCCGGCGCCGCCATCTGCATCCTTGCCGCCAGCTCATACGTGCTCATCCGCGCCCGCAATTCGCTCTCTCCCGGATGCATCTCCGCATGCCGCTCATTCATCCTCCCCAGAAATCCCCGCGTCGCCCGCTCCTCTGCCTCACTCACCGATCCCGGCCTCGCCAAATTCCTCAACGGCTGCTGCGCCGCCATCGCCACCGCCTGATGCTGCGCTGGCAAAAACCCATTCGACCAGTTCGCCTTACCGTTCGGCGGCTCCCCGCGCACATCCTGCACCGACACAAACGTCGGCAAATTGTCATTCAAACTCCCCAACGCATAACTCATCCACGACCCCGCACTCGGAAATCCCTCCCGTGTAAAACACGAGTTCATGAATACACACCCAGGCCCATGCGTGTTGGTCCGTGACGTCATCGAATGCACAAACGCCATGTCATCCACATGCCTCGCCATGTGCGGCAACAACGATGAAATCATCTTCCCGCTTTTGCCCGATGCCACAAAGTCCCAAGGCGGCCTCATCAACGGTCCGTTCTTCCCCTGAAAACTCACCTCCGCCGGACCCGGCATCGCCTCGCCACTCCGCTTAAAAAGCTCCGGTTTGTAATCCCACAAATCCACATGCGAAGCCGCCCCCGGACAGAAAATCTGCAACACCTGCTTCGCCTTCGGCCTGAACTGCGGCGCGCCCGGCACCCATCCCGACGAAGCCGAAGCCGCCGCCTGCAACTCCCGCCCCAGCAACTGCGCCAGCGCCACGCCGGTAAACCCCGTCGTCATCCGACCCATAAAATGGCGCCGACTAAAACTCAAAACGTCTTCATTCATCTTCTTCGTCATCGCGCTCATTCATTCCAGGTAAATCAGTTCGTTGGTGTTCAACAACGCCCGGCACAACGCCACCGCCCCGTGCTCCTGCCACAACTCCCGCGCCGCCGATATCTCATCATCGCGCGGCTCCCTCTGAAAACACACCGCAAACGCCCCGCGAATCTGACCCTCCACATCACCTCCATCATCACCCCCAAACTCCGCCTTCACCCGCTCCGCAAACGCCTTCGCCATGTCCATCGCAAACGAATGATTCATCATCACCAGCGCCTGCATCGGCGTCGTGGTGTTCGCCCGCTTAGGAGCCGCAAACGCCGTGTCGGGAAAATCAAACTCGCTCAACACATCCACCACCGACGCCCGCGCATTCTGATGATACACCGCCCGCCGATAAGTCTCCGGCCCCACCACCTCACGCGGCACATAAGTCGACACATTGTCATTCTTGTAATCATACAATCGAAACCCCGGTCCCCCCATTTTCACGTCCAGCCTCCCCGCCACCAGCAGCACCGTGTCCCGCACCTCTTCCGCCCCCAAACGACGCGGCGGAAACCGCCACAACAAACGCGACGCACTGTCCACCTTCGACGCCTTCTCGTCCCACTTCGCCGACTGCCGGTAAGTCCGCGACAACAGAATATCCCGATGCAGCCCCTTCAACTTCCACCCGTGATGCTGCAACCTCAGCGCCAGCCA comes from Phragmitibacter flavus and encodes:
- a CDS encoding DUF1501 domain-containing protein, translated to MSAMTKKMNEDVLSFSRRHFMGRMTTGFTGVALAQLLGRELQAAASASSGWVPGAPQFRPKAKQVLQIFCPGAASHVDLWDYKPELFKRSGEAMPGPAEVSFQGKNGPLMRPPWDFVASGKSGKMISSLLPHMARHVDDMAFVHSMTSRTNTHGPGCVFMNSCFTREGFPSAGSWMSYALGSLNDNLPTFVSVQDVRGEPPNGKANWSNGFLPAQHQAVAMAAQQPLRNLARPGSVSEAEERATRGFLGRMNERHAEMHPGESELRARMSTYELAARMQMAAPEVSDLSREPAHVRKLYGVDDGNALKAAYAKNCLLSRRLLEKGVRYVSLYCSSRASGVDGLLNWDAHRTLKADYERHCPIFDEPTAALLTDLKQRGMLEDVLVIWNTEFGRMPTKQANTDGRDHNPDAFTAWMMGAGVKGGVSYGSTDEFGRKSVVDVATPYDFYATVMHLLGLDHEKVTFYNNGAERRLTDVHGHVIGQVIGG